Proteins encoded by one window of Verrucomicrobiota bacterium:
- a CDS encoding right-handed parallel beta-helix repeat-containing protein, whose protein sequence is MKETSVQSGRRVTIRESCRVAAGKATIADAKSAGAIRITGKNIEVDCRGFTLSSGKTDQSTYAGIGILVEHAENVVLRNATVSGYKHNIVVRKSKRVLVTDCDASGSFMKPLLGIHEYDQRDWLDIFDERAWREYGSGVSIEACSDCRVQRCESHGAVNGLWLIRSTGTFVVHNDFSHNTGWGIWMWESSHNTILYNNCDWCVRCEDPERFSAGGDSAGIMLSNNNCHNLIAHNTMRYGGDGFFLSGPAGAPTCNDNVIAFNDGSHSPHNAFESTGAARNQFIGNIASNSRHGFWIGGSTHNQIVGNIIENIVEWGVSVDTGFGNVFSGNEIRRALRGIVLLRSSKAGRESRDNRVIGNTFEECRNGVTLGNSRRALITGNTFKKCATAVEIINGSRSHAISLNNFIGCKTLIELDGAKDVLFQDNFCGATTRDAVLRRVKTYKDEMLAELRIDNVRTSRVRFEAQPVQAASADKAERKDRAFHWYADTDKLVGHAETHLRRMKEARG, encoded by the coding sequence ATGAAGGAGACGAGTGTCCAGTCGGGACGCAGGGTGACGATCCGTGAGAGCTGCCGCGTAGCGGCGGGCAAGGCGACGATCGCCGACGCGAAGTCGGCTGGCGCGATACGTATCACGGGCAAGAACATCGAGGTGGACTGCCGCGGGTTCACGCTGTCGTCGGGCAAGACCGACCAGAGCACGTACGCGGGCATCGGCATTCTCGTCGAGCACGCCGAGAACGTGGTCCTCAGGAACGCCACAGTCTCCGGCTACAAGCACAACATCGTCGTGCGGAAATCGAAACGCGTCCTCGTGACCGACTGCGACGCAAGCGGCAGTTTCATGAAGCCGCTCCTCGGGATTCACGAGTACGACCAGCGCGACTGGCTCGACATCTTCGACGAGCGGGCGTGGCGCGAGTACGGCTCGGGCGTGTCGATCGAGGCGTGCAGCGACTGCCGCGTGCAGCGGTGCGAGTCGCACGGCGCGGTCAACGGGCTCTGGCTGATCCGGAGCACGGGCACGTTCGTCGTTCACAACGACTTCTCGCACAACACGGGCTGGGGGATCTGGATGTGGGAATCGAGCCACAACACGATCCTCTACAACAACTGCGACTGGTGCGTGCGATGCGAGGACCCGGAGCGGTTCTCCGCGGGCGGCGACTCGGCCGGCATCATGCTCTCGAACAACAACTGCCACAACCTGATCGCGCATAACACCATGCGCTACGGCGGCGACGGCTTCTTCCTCAGCGGGCCGGCCGGCGCGCCGACGTGCAACGACAACGTCATCGCGTTCAACGACGGCTCGCACTCGCCGCACAACGCGTTCGAATCAACCGGCGCCGCGCGCAACCAGTTCATCGGCAACATCGCCTCGAACAGCCGCCACGGCTTCTGGATCGGCGGCTCGACGCACAACCAGATCGTCGGCAACATCATCGAGAACATCGTCGAGTGGGGCGTGTCGGTCGACACCGGGTTCGGGAACGTCTTCAGCGGCAACGAGATTCGCCGCGCATTACGGGGCATCGTGCTTCTCCGCTCCTCCAAGGCGGGGCGCGAGTCGCGTGACAACCGCGTCATCGGCAACACGTTCGAGGAGTGCCGGAACGGGGTAACGCTCGGCAATTCGAGGCGAGCGCTGATCACCGGCAATACCTTCAAGAAATGCGCGACCGCCGTCGAGATCATCAACGGCTCGCGCAGCCACGCGATCAGCCTGAACAACTTCATCGGCTGCAAGACGCTCATCGAGCTCGATGGAGCAAAGGACGTGCTCTTCCAGGACAACTTCTGCGGCGCCACAACGCGGGACGCCGTCCTTCGCCGCGTCAAGACGTACAAGGATGAGATGCTCGCCGAGTTGAGGATCGACAACGTGCGCACGAGCCGAGTCAGGTTCGAGGCGCAACCTGTCCAGGCCGCCTCTGCCGACAAAGCCGAGCGCAAGGACAGGGCATTCCACTGGTACGCGGACACGGACAAGCTCGTCGGCCACGCCGAGACCCACCTGAGGAGGATGAAGGAGGCGCGAGGATAG
- a CDS encoding PIG-L family deacetylase, protein MRLRMETAEIYVPDDTPVKDALARTTHLGIGAHADDLEILAWDGIAQCYERADRWFTGVVVTDGADSPRDGAYKHHTDEAMCAVRREEQKKAAVLGRYAAVALLDYPSAALRSASDRRPVEDIGHLIETAQPEVVYTHNLADKHDTHVAVALRTIEAVRSIEASKRPKRVLGCEVWRDLDWLVDADKVALDCSTYEDLQRALLGVFESQIAGGKRYDLATMGRRRAHATYHDSYATDAATGLIFAMDLTPLVENDAADTHAFLQAHIDRLARDVAARLKKLR, encoded by the coding sequence ATGCGCCTGAGAATGGAGACCGCCGAAATCTACGTGCCCGACGACACGCCCGTAAAGGACGCGCTGGCCCGCACAACGCACCTGGGCATCGGGGCGCATGCCGACGACCTGGAGATCCTCGCCTGGGACGGCATCGCACAGTGCTATGAGCGAGCGGACAGGTGGTTCACGGGCGTCGTGGTCACCGACGGCGCCGACTCGCCGCGCGACGGCGCCTACAAGCACCATACCGACGAGGCGATGTGCGCCGTCCGGCGCGAAGAGCAGAAGAAGGCAGCGGTTCTCGGCCGATACGCGGCCGTCGCGCTGCTCGACTATCCGAGCGCGGCCCTTCGCAGCGCGTCCGATAGGCGGCCGGTCGAGGATATCGGCCATCTCATCGAGACGGCCCAACCCGAGGTGGTCTACACGCACAACCTGGCCGACAAGCACGACACGCACGTCGCCGTGGCGCTGCGCACGATCGAGGCAGTCCGCTCGATCGAGGCCTCGAAGCGTCCCAAGCGCGTGCTCGGCTGCGAGGTGTGGCGCGATCTCGATTGGCTCGTCGATGCCGACAAGGTCGCTCTCGATTGCTCGACGTACGAGGACCTCCAGCGCGCGCTCCTCGGCGTGTTCGAGTCGCAGATCGCCGGGGGCAAACGCTACGACCTGGCTACGATGGGCCGCCGCCGCGCGCATGCCACGTACCACGACTCGTACGCCACCGACGCCGCCACGGGCCTCATCTTCGCCATGGACCTCACGCCGCTCGTCGAGAACGACGCCGCCGACACCCATGCCTTCCTTCAGGCGCACATTGACCGCCTCGCCCGGGACGTCGCCGCGCGGCTGAAGAAGCTGCGGTAG
- a CDS encoding protease inhibitor I42 family protein — translation MKTIGRVVMAGLVTLAFVTALGGCGSRERGSQENAKTGDGAAKDTGDRPSLAAGGSQAQSDAAGPEAVKLTDGDEGEAVTLKVGQTLEIRLESNPTTGFGWEVLEIDPAVVEQEGETVYEASKTDGHTVGSGGWETFTFKAVEAGTVELKLVYRRSWEVDVAPEKTFTVTVTVEE, via the coding sequence GTGAAGACGATTGGGCGTGTGGTGATGGCCGGGTTGGTTACGCTGGCGTTCGTGACGGCGCTCGGCGGGTGCGGGTCGCGCGAACGCGGATCGCAGGAGAACGCCAAGACGGGCGACGGCGCGGCCAAGGACACGGGCGACCGCCCCTCGCTGGCGGCAGGCGGATCGCAGGCACAGTCGGACGCAGCGGGGCCCGAGGCGGTGAAGCTGACCGACGGCGACGAGGGGGAGGCGGTCACGCTGAAGGTCGGGCAGACGCTGGAGATCAGGCTGGAGTCGAACCCGACGACGGGGTTCGGGTGGGAGGTGCTCGAGATCGACCCGGCCGTCGTCGAGCAGGAGGGCGAGACTGTTTATGAGGCGAGCAAGACCGATGGGCACACGGTCGGCTCGGGCGGCTGGGAGACCTTCACGTTCAAGGCAGTTGAGGCGGGCACGGTGGAACTGAAGCTCGTCTACCGCCGCTCGTGGGAAGTGGACGTGGCGCCGGAGAAGACGTTCACCGTCACGGTGACCGTGGAGGAATAA
- a CDS encoding DUF4272 domain-containing protein, translating into MSINDSAKRGGTMRRQGLTRRIAVMGVLSSLLALFGCGKSKDSDTERQPPSDPRKERTEAALKSLGIPVNPWLPRVDSEDEARTRDAKDVARRALILYGLTAVGDNESREKILSILQRQELWKYVSPDERRFLEDASPSQQALTGASWRMEAVWTLLWALGKVDKLDLPTGMCDPDRVHELMPGPDDSFAEFIESAKLRPVSEILDETDRIYRIHWAVRDAQINRRPMPAGLDADVVVERHYALNWLTWYADEWDDITTDT; encoded by the coding sequence ATGAGCATCAACGACTCGGCAAAGAGGGGAGGCACGATGCGCCGCCAGGGATTGACCAGGAGGATTGCTGTCATGGGAGTGCTCTCGTCGCTGCTTGCGTTGTTCGGCTGCGGGAAATCGAAGGACAGCGACACCGAGCGGCAGCCCCCGTCTGACCCAAGAAAGGAGCGGACCGAAGCGGCTCTGAAGAGCCTCGGCATCCCGGTCAACCCATGGTTGCCGCGGGTGGATTCCGAGGATGAGGCGCGAACAAGGGATGCGAAAGACGTCGCGAGGCGCGCTCTCATCCTCTACGGGCTGACCGCCGTTGGGGACAACGAGAGTCGTGAGAAGATCCTGAGCATTCTTCAGAGGCAGGAGTTGTGGAAATACGTGAGTCCGGACGAGAGGCGATTCCTTGAGGACGCCAGCCCATCGCAGCAAGCCCTGACCGGCGCGTCATGGCGCATGGAGGCGGTCTGGACCTTATTGTGGGCCCTGGGAAAGGTGGACAAGCTCGATCTCCCGACTGGCATGTGCGATCCAGACCGTGTCCACGAGCTCATGCCAGGACCCGACGACAGCTTCGCCGAGTTCATCGAGTCCGCCAAGCTGCGGCCGGTCTCCGAGATTCTTGACGAGACAGACCGCATCTACCGCATCCACTGGGCCGTGCGCGACGCCCAGATCAACAGGAGACCGATGCCCGCAGGGCTCGACGCTGACGTTGTCGTGGAGCGGCACTACGCGCTCAACTGGCTCACCTGGTATGCGGATGAGTGGGATGACATCACAACCGACACGTAA
- a CDS encoding DUF2185 domain-containing protein, which yields MAKQFRLSAEQIKQLIPNMGGCYASDMITVEGKPVGYMRREKPDYPEDSGWCFFSGFESQDYADDARNFAIYEVNTICNYDPSVIPFLNSPPGTAFERDPQTGRFAQVPFEEHDD from the coding sequence ATGGCGAAGCAGTTCAGACTGAGTGCGGAACAGATCAAGCAGCTGATCCCGAACATGGGCGGCTGCTATGCGTCCGACATGATTACAGTTGAGGGAAAGCCCGTGGGCTATATGCGGCGGGAGAAGCCCGACTACCCCGAGGACAGCGGCTGGTGTTTCTTCTCAGGCTTCGAGTCGCAGGACTACGCCGACGACGCGCGCAACTTCGCCATATACGAGGTGAACACGATCTGCAACTACGATCCGTCGGTGATCCCTTTCCTGAACTCGCCGCCCGGAACGGCTTTTGAACGCGATCCGCAGACAGGGCGCTTCGCCCAGGTACCTTTCGAGGAACACGACGACTGA
- a CDS encoding NAD(P)(+) transhydrogenase (Re/Si-specific) subunit beta, with amino-acid sequence MPDYVVTLAYLLAAMLFVLGLKGLAHPRTAVRGNLMGAAGMLIAVVVTLLNMRILEPWAVVAGLVVGGAAGAILAVKIRMTAMPQLVGLLNGFGGGASVLVAGASFVLGASAGLNATQFNIAVAASGLIGAVTFWGSLVAFSKLEERWLRKPVLFRGRHVVNAALGAVALGLGMWLVVDPAQLWVYWALVAVASVLGVLLVAPIGGADMPVVITLLNSYSGLAACATGFVLSNNVLIISGSLVGASGIILTRIMCRAMNRSLANVMFGTLGPAAGAASADDIYAGKVKSGDAEEIAMLFDSARRVVIVPGYGMAVAQAQHAVRDLTQLLESRGTAVEFGIHPVAGRMPGHMNVLLAEANIPYDQVKEMDEINPTLPQADIALVIGANDVVNPVARTDPADPRGSVNPIAGMPIIDVDKARTVVVIKRSLSPGFAGIPNPLFAADNTIMYFGDGKKALLDLIAAIKEG; translated from the coding sequence CTGCCTGACTACGTGGTGACATTGGCGTATCTGCTGGCGGCTATGCTGTTCGTGCTCGGCCTGAAGGGGCTGGCACATCCGCGGACGGCCGTGCGCGGCAACCTCATGGGCGCGGCCGGGATGCTGATTGCCGTCGTGGTAACGCTGCTCAACATGCGCATCCTCGAGCCGTGGGCGGTGGTCGCGGGGTTGGTCGTCGGCGGGGCGGCCGGCGCGATTCTCGCGGTCAAGATACGCATGACGGCGATGCCGCAGCTCGTCGGGCTGCTCAACGGATTCGGCGGCGGCGCGTCCGTGCTCGTCGCGGGGGCGAGCTTCGTTCTCGGCGCGAGCGCCGGACTGAACGCGACGCAGTTCAACATTGCCGTCGCGGCGTCGGGCCTGATCGGGGCTGTCACGTTCTGGGGCAGCCTGGTCGCGTTCTCGAAGCTCGAGGAGCGGTGGTTGCGCAAGCCGGTCCTGTTCCGCGGCCGGCACGTCGTCAACGCGGCGCTTGGCGCCGTGGCGCTCGGGCTTGGCATGTGGCTCGTGGTTGATCCGGCGCAGCTTTGGGTCTACTGGGCGCTCGTCGCCGTGGCGAGCGTGCTCGGCGTGCTGCTCGTCGCGCCGATTGGCGGGGCCGACATGCCGGTCGTGATCACGCTGCTCAATTCGTATTCCGGATTGGCGGCGTGCGCGACGGGTTTTGTATTGTCGAACAACGTCCTCATCATCTCCGGGTCGCTCGTCGGGGCGAGCGGCATCATCCTGACGCGCATCATGTGCCGGGCCATGAACCGGTCGCTGGCCAACGTGATGTTCGGCACGCTGGGGCCGGCGGCCGGCGCCGCGAGCGCCGACGACATCTACGCGGGCAAGGTCAAGTCGGGCGACGCTGAGGAGATCGCCATGCTGTTCGACAGCGCGCGCCGCGTTGTCATCGTGCCCGGATACGGCATGGCGGTGGCGCAGGCGCAGCACGCCGTGCGGGATCTGACGCAACTGCTGGAGTCGCGCGGCACGGCGGTCGAGTTCGGCATCCATCCCGTCGCGGGCCGCATGCCGGGGCACATGAACGTGCTGCTTGCCGAGGCCAACATCCCCTACGACCAGGTCAAGGAGATGGACGAGATCAACCCGACGCTGCCGCAGGCGGACATCGCGCTCGTTATCGGCGCCAACGACGTCGTCAACCCCGTCGCGCGGACCGACCCCGCCGACCCAAGAGGGTCGGTCAACCCTATTGCCGGGATGCCCATCATCGACGTGGACAAGGCGCGCACGGTGGTTGTCATCAAACGCAGCCTGAGCCCCGGCTTCGCCGGGATCCCCAACCCGCTGTTCGCCGCCGACAATACGATCATGTACTTCGGCGACGGCAAGAAAGCCCTCCTCGACCTGATCGCGGCGATCAAGGAAGGGTGA
- a CDS encoding NAD(P) transhydrogenase subunit alpha yields MPIEIALTIFVLAIFVGFEVITKVPPSLHTPLMSGSNAISGITLVGSLVMAGSGHKALTTVLGLVAVIFATINVVGGFLVTHRMLGMYKSRK; encoded by the coding sequence ATGCCGATTGAGATTGCGTTGACGATATTCGTGTTGGCGATCTTCGTGGGCTTCGAGGTGATCACGAAGGTGCCGCCATCGCTGCATACGCCGCTCATGTCGGGCTCGAACGCGATCTCGGGCATCACGCTCGTCGGGTCGCTCGTCATGGCGGGCAGCGGCCACAAGGCGTTGACGACGGTGCTGGGGCTCGTGGCCGTGATCTTCGCGACGATCAACGTCGTCGGCGGCTTCCTCGTTACGCACCGCATGCTCGGCATGTACAAGAGCAGGAAATAA
- a CDS encoding Re/Si-specific NAD(P)(+) transhydrogenase subunit alpha, whose amino-acid sequence MIVGVPKETYPGERRVAVVPGVVPALTKAGVSVLVEAGAGDAAGFPDAEYRDKGAAIVGRAEVFAKADVILQVRTLGANPEAGKADLPLMRKGQAVIGLAEPFTALDAAEALAGRGVTLFGMELMPRITRAQSMDALSSQATVAGYKAVLLAAEALPRMFPMSMTAAGTVSPAKVFVIGAGVAGLQAVATAKRLGAVVKAYDVRPAVKEQVESLGASFVEMEIEADDAEDKGGYAKAMGDDFYRRQRELMAKVVAGVDVVITTAVVPGKKAPVLITAEMVGGMAPGSVIVDLAAERGGNCELTRPGETVVAHGVTIIAPDNLPATVPYHASQMYARNMTSLLVHLVRHGALALDMNDEITRETLMTRDGEIVHPRLRELLGLKKKDLTTGSTGNTEKD is encoded by the coding sequence ATGATCGTCGGGGTGCCGAAGGAGACGTATCCGGGTGAGCGGCGGGTGGCCGTCGTGCCGGGCGTGGTGCCGGCACTGACGAAGGCGGGCGTGAGCGTGCTCGTCGAGGCAGGCGCGGGCGACGCGGCCGGCTTCCCTGACGCTGAGTACCGAGACAAGGGCGCGGCGATTGTCGGGCGGGCCGAGGTTTTCGCCAAGGCCGACGTCATCCTGCAGGTGCGCACGCTGGGCGCGAATCCGGAAGCGGGCAAGGCCGACTTGCCCCTGATGCGCAAGGGGCAGGCGGTGATCGGGCTGGCCGAACCGTTCACGGCGCTCGATGCGGCCGAGGCACTGGCCGGGCGGGGCGTGACGCTCTTCGGCATGGAGCTGATGCCGCGCATTACGCGCGCGCAGAGCATGGACGCGTTGTCGTCGCAGGCCACGGTGGCGGGCTACAAGGCCGTGCTGCTCGCGGCGGAGGCGCTGCCGCGCATGTTCCCGATGTCCATGACGGCGGCGGGGACGGTGTCGCCCGCGAAGGTGTTTGTCATCGGCGCGGGCGTGGCCGGGCTGCAGGCAGTGGCGACAGCCAAGCGGCTCGGCGCGGTGGTCAAGGCGTACGACGTGCGACCCGCCGTGAAGGAACAGGTCGAGAGCCTCGGCGCGAGCTTTGTAGAAATGGAGATCGAGGCAGACGATGCGGAGGACAAGGGCGGCTACGCCAAGGCGATGGGCGACGACTTCTACCGCCGCCAGCGCGAGCTGATGGCGAAGGTGGTCGCCGGGGTGGACGTGGTGATCACGACGGCCGTCGTGCCGGGCAAGAAGGCGCCCGTGCTCATCACGGCCGAGATGGTTGGGGGGATGGCGCCGGGCTCGGTCATTGTCGATCTCGCCGCCGAGCGCGGCGGGAATTGCGAACTCACGCGGCCCGGCGAAACGGTCGTTGCGCACGGCGTGACGATCATCGCTCCGGACAACCTGCCCGCCACGGTGCCGTATCACGCGAGCCAGATGTACGCGAGGAATATGACCAGTCTGCTGGTGCACCTGGTCAGGCATGGCGCACTCGCGCTCGACATGAACGACGAGATCACGCGCGAGACGCTCATGACGCGGGACGGCGAGATCGTCCATCCGCGTCTGCGCGAGCTGCTTGGCTTGAAGAAGAAGGATCTAACCACGGGGAGCACGGGGAACACGGAGAAGGACTAG